In one Aromatoleum aromaticum EbN1 genomic region, the following are encoded:
- a CDS encoding Bax inhibitor-1/YccA family protein has product MENRIGTMTRSEASVLSTNRVIRNTYMLLSLTLAFSALTAGASLALGLPHPGIILTLVGYFGLLFLTTKFRDSGLGILFVFALTGFMGYTLGPIVSHYLAMPNGGQVVMQAMGGTAAIFLGLSAYALTSRKDFSFMGGFLVVGILVAFLAGLGAIFFEMPGLSLAVSAMFVLLMSGLILYETSNIIHGGETNYVMATVTLYVSIYNLFTSLLHILGVMNND; this is encoded by the coding sequence ATGGAAAACCGAATCGGTACGATGACGAGGTCGGAGGCCTCGGTCCTCTCGACGAACAGGGTCATCCGCAACACCTACATGCTGCTGTCGTTGACGCTGGCATTCTCGGCGCTCACCGCCGGCGCGTCGCTCGCGCTCGGCCTGCCGCACCCGGGCATCATCCTCACGCTGGTGGGGTATTTCGGCCTGCTGTTCCTGACGACGAAGTTCCGCGACAGCGGGCTGGGCATCCTGTTCGTGTTCGCGCTCACCGGCTTCATGGGCTACACGCTCGGCCCGATCGTGTCCCACTACCTCGCGATGCCCAACGGCGGGCAGGTGGTGATGCAGGCGATGGGCGGTACCGCGGCGATTTTCCTTGGCCTGTCGGCGTACGCGCTGACCAGCCGCAAGGACTTCTCGTTCATGGGCGGCTTCCTGGTGGTCGGCATCCTCGTCGCCTTCCTCGCCGGCCTGGGCGCCATCTTCTTCGAGATGCCCGGCTTGTCGCTCGCGGTGTCGGCAATGTTCGTACTGCTGATGTCCGGTCTCATCCTCTACGAGACCAGCAACATCATCCACGGCGGTGAGACGAACTACGTGATGGCGACGGTGACTTTGTACGTGTCGATCTACAACCTCTTCACGAGCCTGCTGCACATCCTCGGCGTGATGAACAACGACTGA